Proteins encoded by one window of Arachis ipaensis cultivar K30076 chromosome B04, Araip1.1, whole genome shotgun sequence:
- the LOC107639384 gene encoding uncharacterized protein LOC107639384 isoform X4 — MKEAKEDIKYQVPFLLAVYLDENVYNGALNFNPWRWMEPENEEKRNRRTSPFYAPFGGGARFCPGAELARFYIALFFYYFETTYRPYPLDLHSHSTQVKIFFLSPSMLSLSHELLSPLPPPLASPNLIIHLSNGHLLVILIHRFRNHYTHPSWKISTSGGHGGSCVVVILTALGPAASFMHGVISLQLCDGAAGCRLANRSLCK, encoded by the exons ATGAAAGAAGCAAAAGAAGACATTAAATACCaag TTCCATTTCTTTTAGCAGTCTATTTAGATGAGAATGTGTATAATGGAGCTCTAAACTTCAATCCTTGGCGATGGATGGAACCTGAAAATGAG gagaagagaaacaGGAGAACTAGTCCATTCTATGCACCCTTTGGAGGAGGTGCAAGATTCTGTCCTGGAGCCGAGCTTGCTCGCTTTTATATTGCGCtttttttttattactttgaAACTACATACAG ACCCTACCCTCTTGATCTCCATTCACACTCCACACAAGTGAagatcttcttcctctctccgtcCATGCTCTCTCTATCGCACGAGCTTCTTTCACCGCTGCCGCCGCCGCTCGCGTCGCCCAATCTCATCATTCACCTCAGCAACGGCCATTTGCTGGTTATCCTAATCCACCGGTTTAGGAATCATTACACTCATCCTTCATGGAAGATCTCTACCTCTGGTGGTCACGGAGGTAGTTGCGTCGTCGTCATTCTCACCGCTCTGGGCCCAGCCGCTTCTTTCATGCATGGTGTCATCTCCCTCCAACTTTGCGACGGTGCCGCTGGCTGTCGCCTGGCCAACCGCAGCCTTTGTAAATGA
- the LOC107639384 gene encoding uncharacterized protein LOC107639384 isoform X1 produces the protein MSNCSFCQVIDETLRPGGIAIWLMKEAKEDIKYQVPFLLAVYLDENVYNGALNFNPWRWMEPENEEKRNRRTSPFYAPFGGGARFCPGAELARFYIALFFYYFETTYRPYPLDLHSHSTQVKIFFLSPSMLSLSHELLSPLPPPLASPNLIIHLSNGHLLVILIHRFRNHYTHPSWKISTSGGHGGSCVVVILTALGPAASFMHGVISLQLCDGAAGCRLANRSLCK, from the exons ATGTCTAATTGTTCTTTCTGTCAG GTTATTGATGAAACACTTAGACCTGGGGGAATTGCAATTTGGCTGATGAAAGAAGCAAAAGAAGACATTAAATACCaag TTCCATTTCTTTTAGCAGTCTATTTAGATGAGAATGTGTATAATGGAGCTCTAAACTTCAATCCTTGGCGATGGATGGAACCTGAAAATGAG gagaagagaaacaGGAGAACTAGTCCATTCTATGCACCCTTTGGAGGAGGTGCAAGATTCTGTCCTGGAGCCGAGCTTGCTCGCTTTTATATTGCGCtttttttttattactttgaAACTACATACAG ACCCTACCCTCTTGATCTCCATTCACACTCCACACAAGTGAagatcttcttcctctctccgtcCATGCTCTCTCTATCGCACGAGCTTCTTTCACCGCTGCCGCCGCCGCTCGCGTCGCCCAATCTCATCATTCACCTCAGCAACGGCCATTTGCTGGTTATCCTAATCCACCGGTTTAGGAATCATTACACTCATCCTTCATGGAAGATCTCTACCTCTGGTGGTCACGGAGGTAGTTGCGTCGTCGTCATTCTCACCGCTCTGGGCCCAGCCGCTTCTTTCATGCATGGTGTCATCTCCCTCCAACTTTGCGACGGTGCCGCTGGCTGTCGCCTGGCCAACCGCAGCCTTTGTAAATGA
- the LOC107639384 gene encoding abietadienol/abietadienal oxidase isoform X5, with the protein MSNCSFCQVIDETLRPGGIAIWLMKEAKEDIKYQVPFLLAVYLDENVYNGALNFNPWRWMEPENEEKRNRRTSPFYAPFGGGARFCPGAELARFYIALFFYYFETTYRIRRQRLG; encoded by the exons ATGTCTAATTGTTCTTTCTGTCAG GTTATTGATGAAACACTTAGACCTGGGGGAATTGCAATTTGGCTGATGAAAGAAGCAAAAGAAGACATTAAATACCaag TTCCATTTCTTTTAGCAGTCTATTTAGATGAGAATGTGTATAATGGAGCTCTAAACTTCAATCCTTGGCGATGGATGGAACCTGAAAATGAG gagaagagaaacaGGAGAACTAGTCCATTCTATGCACCCTTTGGAGGAGGTGCAAGATTCTGTCCTGGAGCCGAGCTTGCTCGCTTTTATATTGCGCtttttttttattactttgaAACTACATACAG gattagaaggcaaagattgggttga
- the LOC107639384 gene encoding uncharacterized protein LOC107639384 isoform X2: protein MSNCSFCQVIDETLRPGGIAIWLMKEAKEDIKYQAVYLDENVYNGALNFNPWRWMEPENEEKRNRRTSPFYAPFGGGARFCPGAELARFYIALFFYYFETTYRPYPLDLHSHSTQVKIFFLSPSMLSLSHELLSPLPPPLASPNLIIHLSNGHLLVILIHRFRNHYTHPSWKISTSGGHGGSCVVVILTALGPAASFMHGVISLQLCDGAAGCRLANRSLCK from the exons ATGTCTAATTGTTCTTTCTGTCAG GTTATTGATGAAACACTTAGACCTGGGGGAATTGCAATTTGGCTGATGAAAGAAGCAAAAGAAGACATTAAATACCaag CAGTCTATTTAGATGAGAATGTGTATAATGGAGCTCTAAACTTCAATCCTTGGCGATGGATGGAACCTGAAAATGAG gagaagagaaacaGGAGAACTAGTCCATTCTATGCACCCTTTGGAGGAGGTGCAAGATTCTGTCCTGGAGCCGAGCTTGCTCGCTTTTATATTGCGCtttttttttattactttgaAACTACATACAG ACCCTACCCTCTTGATCTCCATTCACACTCCACACAAGTGAagatcttcttcctctctccgtcCATGCTCTCTCTATCGCACGAGCTTCTTTCACCGCTGCCGCCGCCGCTCGCGTCGCCCAATCTCATCATTCACCTCAGCAACGGCCATTTGCTGGTTATCCTAATCCACCGGTTTAGGAATCATTACACTCATCCTTCATGGAAGATCTCTACCTCTGGTGGTCACGGAGGTAGTTGCGTCGTCGTCATTCTCACCGCTCTGGGCCCAGCCGCTTCTTTCATGCATGGTGTCATCTCCCTCCAACTTTGCGACGGTGCCGCTGGCTGTCGCCTGGCCAACCGCAGCCTTTGTAAATGA
- the LOC107639384 gene encoding uncharacterized protein LOC107639384 isoform X3, with product MSNCSFCQVIDETLRPGGIAIWLMKEAKEDIKYQVYLDENVYNGALNFNPWRWMEPENEEKRNRRTSPFYAPFGGGARFCPGAELARFYIALFFYYFETTYRPYPLDLHSHSTQVKIFFLSPSMLSLSHELLSPLPPPLASPNLIIHLSNGHLLVILIHRFRNHYTHPSWKISTSGGHGGSCVVVILTALGPAASFMHGVISLQLCDGAAGCRLANRSLCK from the exons ATGTCTAATTGTTCTTTCTGTCAG GTTATTGATGAAACACTTAGACCTGGGGGAATTGCAATTTGGCTGATGAAAGAAGCAAAAGAAGACATTAAATACCaag TCTATTTAGATGAGAATGTGTATAATGGAGCTCTAAACTTCAATCCTTGGCGATGGATGGAACCTGAAAATGAG gagaagagaaacaGGAGAACTAGTCCATTCTATGCACCCTTTGGAGGAGGTGCAAGATTCTGTCCTGGAGCCGAGCTTGCTCGCTTTTATATTGCGCtttttttttattactttgaAACTACATACAG ACCCTACCCTCTTGATCTCCATTCACACTCCACACAAGTGAagatcttcttcctctctccgtcCATGCTCTCTCTATCGCACGAGCTTCTTTCACCGCTGCCGCCGCCGCTCGCGTCGCCCAATCTCATCATTCACCTCAGCAACGGCCATTTGCTGGTTATCCTAATCCACCGGTTTAGGAATCATTACACTCATCCTTCATGGAAGATCTCTACCTCTGGTGGTCACGGAGGTAGTTGCGTCGTCGTCATTCTCACCGCTCTGGGCCCAGCCGCTTCTTTCATGCATGGTGTCATCTCCCTCCAACTTTGCGACGGTGCCGCTGGCTGTCGCCTGGCCAACCGCAGCCTTTGTAAATGA